gaagcccataaaTAACCCGAATCTAACACGTGGCGTCGCCTCTGTAAAGACCCTTCGATGTGGCGCAGAATTGTCATACATAACACCGGAGAATTCGGAGACCCGTACTACGAGAGATTGTGCCGGCACACTGTTGATCGTAGCCAGGGAGGCTTGGTTGAGATCGAGTTCTCCTACTTCGGTTCTGATTCCCTCCTCAGTTACATTGCCGACAGGTCccagtctctctctcttcctgtGACTCTAAACCTCATGTTGCTTTTATTCAAATGTTGAAGAGGATTATTGTTTATGCTGACGTGtacatcaattttttaaaagtttagaccgatttttttttttaaaatatctatttagaaaatatattgttttacttttattcaaTTAGGATAATTTTAAATCGTTGTTTAGAGAAATGGGTTTACTTTGATTTTAGTCATGTTTTGCTAAATCTATGTTTAGAATTAGAACAGAGTTAGCTTCAGGTATATAGTTGATTTTTTGAATCGTTGTTTAGAGAAAACATCCACTTGATTTGTTATGTTTCTTAGGCCTTAATATGTTAGCGTTATGTTATTGAGATGCTAGGACGAAATGTTTTGTAATCATGTTTCCTTCTTCTCAACTATTTGTAGTTCAAGTAAACTGAGAAGCCTTAAAGTTGCAATGGGCTATAAAATAACAAGCGAGGGACTTATGCACGCAGTTTCGAAGCTTCCGCTGCTCGAAGAACTCGAGGTTTCATACTGCCCTTTATCAGGAGAGGCTGAGGCTCTGAAAGTTATAGGCCAGTCTTGTCCGAATCTGAAGACCTTGAAGAAAAACTGCGTGGGTTACAGGCGTCCCCGAGATGAGAGCGATGATGTTGCTCTAGCAATCGCTGAAACGATGCCCGGACTTTGCTACCTCCAGCTTTTCGGGGATAGTTTAACAGAAGCTGGCTTAAACGCCATCCTCAGCGCTTGTCCTAACCTGGAACATCTTGATCTGCGTCAGTGTTTCAACGTTAACTTCGTTGGCGATCTGGAGAAGCGGTGTTTTGAGAGGATCAAAGTTGTGAGACCCCCTAATGACTCGGTTCGTGATTACCCGTTCGATGCAACGGTTAATGATGACGTGTGTTCATCCGATGATGACTACTCTGATGTTGATATAATGTCGGAAGATGAGTTTTATTATGACCTCTCAGAAGATGCTAGTGACTCTTCTGACTTTGACCCCTACGAAGATTATGATGATCTGCTTTATTAGTTTCGCAAACCTTTTCAAACTCCTTCACGACCTCTTTTATGCATTTTGGACTGTGTGTGTCCTAGGGTAATGTGTGTGACCTCTAGTAATATTTGTCTATTTGCCTTAtgtcttatctttttt
This genomic stretch from Raphanus sativus cultivar WK10039 chromosome 3, ASM80110v3, whole genome shotgun sequence harbors:
- the LOC130509570 gene encoding F-box protein SKIP19-like isoform X3, which produces MASSSSSPSSTMKEGEYVNWLELPPELTSSILIRLGAIEIVDNAQEVCRSWRRLCKDPSMWRRIVIHNTGEFGDPYYERLCRHTVDRSQGGLVEIEFSYFGSDSLLSYIADRSHKLRSLKVAMGYKITSEGLMHAVSKLPLLEELEVSYCPLSGEAEALKVIGQSCPNLKTLKKNCVGYRRPRDESDDVALAIAETMPGLCYLQLFGDSLTEAGLNAILSACPNLEHLDLRQCFNVNFVGDLEKRCFERIKVVRPPNDSVRDYPFDATVNDDVCSSDDDYSDVDIMSEDEFYYDLSEDASDSSDFDPYEDYDDLLY
- the LOC130509570 gene encoding F-box protein SKIP19-like isoform X4 translates to MASSSSSPSSTMKEGEYVNWLELPPELTSSILIRLGAIEIVDNAQEVCRSWYRLCKDPSMWRRIVIHNTGEFGDPYYERLCRHTVDRSQGGLVEIEFSYFGSDSLLSYIADRSHKLRSLKVAMGYKITSEGLMHAVSKLPLLEELEVSYCPLSGEAEALKVIGQSCPNLKTLKKNCVGYRRPRDESDDVALAIAETMPGLCYLQLFGDSLTEAGLNAILSACPNLEHLDLRQCFNVNFVGDLEKRCFERIKVVRPPNDSVRDYPFDATVNDDVCSSDDDYSDVDIMSEDEFYYDLSEDASDSSDFDPYEDYDDLLY
- the LOC130509570 gene encoding F-box protein SKIP19-like isoform X1, yielding MASSSSSPSSTMKEGEYVNWLELPPELTSSILIRLGAIEIVDNAQEVCRSWYRLCKDPSMWRRIVIHNTGEFGDPYYERLCRHTVDRSQGGLVEIEFSYFGSDSLLSYIADSSSKLRSLKVAMGYKITSEGLMHAVSKLPLLEELEVSYCPLSGEAEALKVIGQSCPNLKTLKKNCVGYRRPRDESDDVALAIAETMPGLCYLQLFGDSLTEAGLNAILSACPNLEHLDLRQCFNVNFVGDLEKRCFERIKVVRPPNDSVRDYPFDATVNDDVCSSDDDYSDVDIMSEDEFYYDLSEDASDSSDFDPYEDYDDLLY
- the LOC130509570 gene encoding F-box protein SKIP19-like isoform X2, with the translated sequence MASSSSSPSSTMKEGEYVNWLELPPELTSSILIRLGAIEIVDNAQEVCRSWRRLCKDPSMWRRIVIHNTGEFGDPYYERLCRHTVDRSQGGLVEIEFSYFGSDSLLSYIADSSSKLRSLKVAMGYKITSEGLMHAVSKLPLLEELEVSYCPLSGEAEALKVIGQSCPNLKTLKKNCVGYRRPRDESDDVALAIAETMPGLCYLQLFGDSLTEAGLNAILSACPNLEHLDLRQCFNVNFVGDLEKRCFERIKVVRPPNDSVRDYPFDATVNDDVCSSDDDYSDVDIMSEDEFYYDLSEDASDSSDFDPYEDYDDLLY